A single Leptospiraceae bacterium DNA region contains:
- a CDS encoding GtrA family protein, whose product MLKLFWDQFLKFSLVGVVNTLITLSLIYLFTVILQINYLLANGIGYVAGFLNSFFWNKFWTFRSRGKIGREFLLFLIVFGISYGFQFFVLLILVEIISFDEFFSQILSMGFYTLANFFLNKYMTFR is encoded by the coding sequence ATGTTGAAGCTCTTTTGGGATCAGTTCCTTAAATTTTCTCTTGTTGGCGTTGTAAACACTTTGATAACTTTAAGTTTGATTTATCTTTTCACTGTGATCCTTCAAATAAACTATTTACTGGCGAATGGGATTGGTTATGTTGCAGGTTTTTTGAATAGCTTCTTTTGGAATAAATTTTGGACCTTTCGTTCAAGAGGGAAGATAGGTAGAGAGTTTCTTCTTTTTTTGATTGTTTTTGGAATAAGTTATGGTTTTCAGTTTTTCGTGCTACTTATATTAGTAGAAATCATTTCGTTTGATGAATTTTTTTCTCAGATTTTAAGTATGGGGTTTTATACACTTGCCAACTTTTTTTTGAATAAGTATATGACCTTTCGATGA
- the ilvB gene encoding biosynthetic-type acetolactate synthase large subunit, which translates to MKKTGAKLMLDLLLSHDVDIVFGYPGGAILPFYDELYNSSIKHILVRHEQGAMHMAEGYAIVTRKPGVVIVTSGPGATNTVTGLTDAKMDSIPVMVISGQVSTTAIGTDAFQEADVFGITIPITKYNALIKSADEIADVFEEAWVMLTNGRPGPVVLDFPRDVQMKETTKLQGKVRLAERFWKKPKIQGDIEAFAEALNKAKRPLLYVGGGAVISGAFQEIRVIAEKGMIPVISTLKGLGAFPGTHFLSLGMAGMHGTAVANKAILECDYILSLGARFDDRVAGVPSDFAPNAVRAHIDIDSAEFNKRVKVDHYIHGDLKEVLQALIPFIEQKDRSDWIKHLEEYKIKYPLEFEDSDEVIKPQRFIKRLYEITKGKAIVSTDVGQHQMWTAQYYLFDESNRWLTSGGLGTMGFGFPAAIGAAVAKPNDLVICISGDGSFQMCMQELATVRQYNLPVKIVLLNNNFLGMVRQWQELFFDERFSESEYQFNPDFVKITEAYNIPGRRITSPKEIDEGIEFLLSENGPSLLEVVIPADEKVFPMIPSGKSQRDMILFSDVYKVKNRSK; encoded by the coding sequence ATGAAAAAAACTGGGGCAAAGTTAATGTTGGATTTGTTATTATCTCATGATGTTGATATAGTGTTTGGTTATCCTGGTGGAGCTATCCTACCTTTTTATGATGAGTTGTATAATTCCAGTATCAAGCATATTTTGGTTCGTCATGAACAAGGTGCTATGCACATGGCAGAAGGTTATGCCATTGTTACTCGTAAACCGGGTGTTGTGATTGTAACCAGCGGACCCGGAGCTACGAACACAGTGACGGGTTTAACCGATGCTAAGATGGATTCTATTCCAGTGATGGTGATTTCGGGACAAGTATCAACAACGGCGATAGGAACAGATGCTTTCCAAGAAGCTGATGTTTTCGGAATTACTATCCCTATAACGAAATACAATGCTTTAATCAAGAGTGCTGATGAGATCGCAGATGTATTCGAAGAAGCTTGGGTCATGCTAACAAATGGACGCCCTGGTCCAGTGGTTTTGGATTTTCCAAGAGACGTCCAAATGAAAGAAACCACAAAACTACAAGGAAAAGTCAGGTTAGCAGAGCGATTTTGGAAAAAACCAAAAATTCAAGGAGATATTGAAGCTTTTGCTGAGGCTTTGAATAAAGCAAAGCGACCTTTACTTTACGTGGGAGGTGGTGCTGTCATTTCGGGAGCTTTTCAAGAAATTCGTGTCATTGCTGAGAAAGGAATGATTCCAGTTATCAGCACATTAAAGGGATTAGGAGCGTTTCCCGGAACACATTTTCTTTCATTGGGCATGGCTGGAATGCACGGAACGGCAGTTGCAAATAAAGCCATTTTAGAGTGTGATTACATTTTGTCTTTGGGTGCGAGGTTTGATGACCGGGTTGCAGGTGTTCCCTCAGACTTTGCCCCCAACGCAGTTAGAGCTCACATTGATATTGACTCAGCTGAGTTCAATAAACGAGTCAAAGTAGATCATTATATTCATGGGGACTTAAAGGAAGTTCTACAAGCTTTGATTCCCTTCATAGAACAAAAAGATCGTTCTGATTGGATTAAGCATTTAGAAGAATATAAAATCAAATACCCATTGGAGTTTGAAGACAGCGATGAAGTCATCAAACCTCAAAGATTTATAAAACGTTTATACGAAATCACGAAAGGGAAAGCAATTGTTTCTACTGATGTGGGGCAGCATCAAATGTGGACCGCCCAGTATTATCTATTCGATGAATCCAATCGTTGGTTGACCTCGGGTGGACTTGGAACCATGGGATTTGGTTTTCCTGCTGCTATTGGTGCCGCTGTTGCAAAACCCAATGACTTAGTGATTTGTATTTCAGGAGATGGTTCCTTCCAGATGTGTATGCAAGAATTAGCCACGGTTCGTCAATACAACCTTCCTGTGAAGATCGTGCTTTTGAATAACAACTTCTTGGGTATGGTTCGTCAGTGGCAGGAATTGTTTTTTGACGAGCGGTTTTCTGAATCCGAATATCAATTCAATCCTGATTTCGTAAAGATAACTGAAGCCTATAACATACCCGGAAGAAGAATCACCAGTCCAAAAGAAATAGATGAGGGAATTGAATTTTTACTTTCGGAAAATGGACCTTCGTTATTGGAGGTAGTCATCCCAGCAGACGAAAAAGTATTCCCCATGATTCCTTCAGGAAAAAGTCAAAGAGATATGATCCTTTTCTCTGA
- a CDS encoding glycosyltransferase family 2 protein, with translation MKEPTLSVIIPCYNEEKVIEETFQRLSKVLSKNFRNYELIFINDGSTDKTLEILESIASKDKRVKIISFSRNFGHQPAVVAGLDNCKGNYAVIIDADLQDPPELIPEMYQLAIEKKANVVYGVRVERKGETFFKKYTAWLFYKIINFLSDVPLPENTGDFRLIDQRVIEEFRKLPEKNKYIRGLISWIGFKQIPYYYVREPRFAGETKYPLSKMIRFAMTALLYFSKKPLKLATSLGFISILLGLVLTVYVFLSIFLRPEIVLSGWASTIITIIFFGGVQLLTIGLIGEYIGSIFDEIKNRPIYIIDKKINF, from the coding sequence ATGAAGGAACCAACTCTTTCTGTGATCATTCCTTGTTATAACGAGGAAAAGGTCATTGAAGAAACATTCCAGCGACTTTCTAAAGTATTATCAAAAAATTTTCGCAATTACGAATTGATTTTTATCAATGATGGAAGTACCGACAAAACATTAGAAATCTTAGAATCCATCGCCAGTAAAGATAAAAGAGTAAAAATCATTTCTTTTTCAAGAAATTTTGGGCATCAGCCAGCAGTGGTTGCTGGCTTAGATAACTGTAAAGGAAATTATGCTGTTATTATCGATGCAGATTTGCAGGATCCCCCGGAGCTTATTCCTGAGATGTATCAATTAGCTATTGAGAAAAAGGCGAATGTGGTTTATGGAGTTCGAGTAGAAAGAAAAGGAGAAACCTTTTTCAAAAAATACACTGCATGGCTATTTTATAAAATCATCAATTTCTTGTCTGATGTTCCTCTCCCCGAAAATACGGGGGATTTTCGGTTAATTGACCAAAGAGTGATAGAAGAATTCCGAAAACTTCCCGAGAAAAACAAATACATTCGAGGTTTGATCAGTTGGATTGGTTTCAAACAAATACCATATTACTATGTCCGAGAACCTCGCTTCGCAGGTGAAACCAAATATCCACTATCCAAAATGATACGTTTTGCTATGACGGCTCTTTTATATTTTTCAAAAAAGCCTTTGAAATTAGCCACTTCGTTAGGTTTCATAAGCATTTTATTAGGGTTGGTATTAACTGTTTATGTCTTCCTTTCTATCTTTCTTAGACCTGAGATTGTGCTTAGTGGTTGGGCTTCAACCATCATTACTATCATCTTTTTTGGAGGTGTTCAATTACTGACTATTGGTCTTATAGGAGAATACATTGGCAGTATATTTGATGAAATCAAAAACCGCCCAATCTACATCATTGACAAAAAAATAAATTTTTAA
- a CDS encoding 7TM-DISM domain-containing protein, translated as MMKCKFCFIIKGILFLFLNQCSPTDRLPPFIKDGVLDLSNWDLDSEGPVPLVGEWEFFFGVLLEPESLQNNTILLKKTLILAPANWNNFGYDVNNVATYRVLIRPLEYPKLYAIKLPHFASAYKLYINGKFVSENGVVNQKKEIYKPQHLPTVKYVFVDKPEMEILIQVANFSDNISGIVEKIYIGTENFIIKKYAFSIGTEIFYFGIILIMGIYHLFLFFFRRTELAPLFFGLFSLIMALRIAITGEKFFLQIFPDFPWEVHIKAEYLSVFLGLPFFALFLFYTFQQRENYPKTRIIEQLFSQNFIPFSSK; from the coding sequence ATGATGAAGTGTAAGTTTTGCTTTATCATCAAAGGGATTCTGTTTTTATTTCTTAATCAATGTAGCCCCACAGATAGACTGCCACCATTTATCAAAGACGGAGTTTTAGATTTATCGAATTGGGATTTAGACTCTGAAGGACCCGTTCCTTTAGTAGGAGAATGGGAGTTTTTTTTCGGAGTTCTCTTAGAACCTGAAAGTTTACAAAACAATACAATACTTTTAAAAAAAACCCTTATCCTTGCTCCTGCGAACTGGAATAATTTTGGTTATGATGTAAACAATGTAGCAACCTACCGAGTCTTGATACGTCCTTTGGAATATCCAAAACTTTATGCCATAAAACTTCCCCATTTCGCTTCAGCCTACAAGCTTTATATCAATGGTAAGTTTGTTTCTGAGAATGGTGTAGTGAATCAAAAAAAAGAAATCTACAAACCCCAACATCTACCAACCGTGAAATACGTTTTTGTCGATAAACCTGAAATGGAAATCCTCATTCAAGTAGCAAATTTCAGCGATAACATTAGCGGAATCGTAGAAAAAATATACATTGGCACAGAAAATTTTATTATCAAGAAATACGCATTTTCTATTGGAACAGAAATTTTTTATTTTGGTATTATCCTCATCATGGGAATTTATCATTTGTTTTTATTCTTTTTTCGAAGAACGGAATTAGCCCCTCTATTTTTTGGATTATTCAGTTTGATTATGGCATTAAGGATTGCTATAACGGGAGAAAAATTCTTCTTGCAGATTTTTCCTGATTTTCCCTGGGAAGTTCATATAAAAGCAGAATATCTTTCCGTGTTTTTGGGTCTTCCTTTTTTTGCTTTGTTTTTGTTTTATACATTTCAACAACGCGAAAATTATCCCAAGACGAGGATTATAGAACAACTTTTCTCACAGAATTTCATCCCTTTTTCATCAAAATGA